The Desulfovibrio sp. genome contains the following window.
CAGGTCACGCGAATCCAACCCCAGAATGGGGCGGCCATCGGCATTGAGGTTACCGATCTGCGCCAGGCGCAAAGAAAGGCGCGCCGCATCCTCAAGTGTGGGCACAAACACAAGGTTGTGCACCTTGCGCACCTTGCCGCCGCGTTTGTAGATGGAGCTGATTTCCGTTTGCAGCAAAAACAGCGGGTCGGCGGATTCCTGCATGCCGGGGCCGGCCTTGGCATCCATGAACTCAAGCGTTTCCGGTTCCACCGCCAACCTGTACAGGCCCGTGTGCTCGTCCAGCACAAGCTGCTCCGCCAGTTCCGCTCGCCACTGGGGATGCGTAAAATCCCCGGTGCCCAGTACGTTGATACCTTTGCAGCGCGCCCATGCCGCCAGATGGCGAGGATTGAGGGCCTTGCTTGTGGCGCGCGAGAAACGGGAATGGATGTGCAGATCAGCTATAAAATTCATAATTCACCCTGTGGGGATGGAATCTGTGCGGGATTGATTGCAATAAAGCCTGCGTCAGGCCAGCCAGGGGCAGAAGCGCAAGGCTTGCTCAGACCATAGAGGCCCGTCCTTGCCGCCACATGTGAGCTTGCTGGTTCCTGGGTTGTCATTGGTGGATGCCCCGGTGTGCAGCATCAGCGGTGTTTCAATCACGGTTTCGTGCGCGGCATGCTTGCGGGCCAGAGCCAGAATCCGCAAGGCGGGTTTTGCGCTGTGCGTTCTCACTGGCAGCAGGAGGCGTAGCCCAAGGCCAGCATCGCTCAAGGCTGCGCACAATTGCGGCAAGGCCGGAGCGTCATAGATACAGCAAAAACAGCCCTGATGCCTCAGCAGCGCTGCCGCAGCGCGGCAGAATAGCTGGAGCACATATTCCCGGCTTTCCTCGCACAGTGCGCCACGCAGCGCTCGTTCCCGCATATGGCGGGGCGAGGGCCGCCCGGTAACTCCATAGGGCGGATTTGCCAGAACCAGATCAAACTTTCCGGCATGGCTGCCGCCTGTTGTGCCTGCCAGCTCTGACAAGCGTTTTCTGTCGGCCAGATCAGCTTCGACAAAGCGCAGCCTGTCTGTCAAGCCAAGGCGCGCGGCATTGGTCGTAGCGGCCTGTACGAGCGGCCCTTCTCTGTCCAGCCCCAGCCCGGTAATGCCAACGCAACGCAAGGCCAGCCCAAGCAGGGCGGCCCCGCAGCCGCAGCCAAGTTCTGCTGCAGTGAGATGCGCCTGACGTGACTCGTTCAGGTTTTCCACATGCCGCGCGGCAAAGGCAGCCAGCAGGAGGGCATCCGCGCCAAAACGCAGACTGCCCTCCGGCTGGTCAAGCCCGCGTGGAAAAAGCTGACGGGCGCTGTAAAAAGGTTCATCCGTGTGCATTGGGGCTTCCTGCGCCGGAAAAAGGGCCGCCGACAGAACATGGTTTCTGACGGCGGCCCGCAAGTATGTGTCAGGATGCTGCGAATGCGGTCAGCCGCCTGGAGTTTGGGGCAACAGGCCTTTTACAGCAGATCCCCTTCCCAGTTGAACAGGCTCTTGCGCCGCATTTCAGGCACAGAGGCAGGCGGATTTTCCTGCATGTGCGCAAAGAATCCGTATCCCGCCGAGAGCAGTTCCTGCCTTTTGGCGGTGATATCCAGCGGCCAGCCGGGATAAATCCAGATGTTGCCGCCGTACTGCCGCGCCCAGAAGGGTTCGCCCATGGGGCTGAGGAATGGCTCGTTGGGTTTGACGCCCAGCAGGCCGAAACGGCTGATGCCCACGGGCCAGTAGCCGGAAAGCACCACGCCAAGTGGCAGGGGGCTTTGCGCGGGCAGGGCCAGCATGTCCTCCTGCGCCAGTTCAGGGCTTACAAAAGCGCCCGAAAATCCCATACTGGCAAGTATGCCAAGGGCAGAGGCATTAGCCGCGTTGCAGAAAGGCCCGGCCAGCAGGTCGGCGTTTTCCTCAAGCTGTTCTGGGAACAATCCGCGTTGCCACGGAGCGTTGCACACAAAATGCCGCGCCCCGTCGCGCCACAGCCGCCCGATGGAGCGGCGGATGATTTCCTCTTCGTCAGGCCAGATAACCGGCGGCAGCCACCAGCACATGCGCGGGGCAACCGTGCGCGAAAGTTCGGCGCTGCGCGCCGAAAGCCAGAGGGCCTGCAACTGGCTTCGGCCTGTGCGGGTCTCCTTGCCGTGGGGCACGCTTGAGCGCACGTACATGTCGGGCCGTGTTTTGGCCTTGATGGGCTTGGGCAGACGCGGGTCGCTTTCCACTGCCTTGCTGGGGCGGGAGGGCATGGCCTCAAGGCGCGCCTGCCAGCTTTTGATGATACGCATGAGTTCCGGTTCGCGCCGGTCAATAAGAAAGACCGGCGTGCCCGCCTTGGGCGTCTTGTGCTTGGGCAGGCGCAGGGTAAGACTGCCGCCCTTGGGAATGCGCCGGGTTACGGGCATGGTGGCATGCCAGCGCTCGTCTTCAACGCCCACGCGCAGGTAATCCTGCGGCAGCAGTTCAAAGAAGGGTTTGAGCGACACGCCGCCTTCAGGCTCGATACGAATCTTGCCCGCCAGCAGGCCGGAACTGGTCTGACCGTCCGGCGTGGTGGGGATGGTGTGATCCTTCTGCGGCAAAAAGCGCGCGCGTGATGAGGGCCGCCCCAGCGACATCTGCAAAATTTCTTCCGCAGCCTTGCGGGCCTGCGCATCGCCGGGGTTGTCGCGCAGCATGCGGTAGGCCGTAACCACGTGATATACGTAGTGCGGGCCTTTTTTGCGGCCTTCGATCTTCCACGACACAAGGTGGGGGATGTTCAGCAGGGTTTTTGCCAGCACGTCCAGCGAAAGGTCGAGGCAGGAGAACCAGCGCCCGTTGTGTTCCTTGCCGCGAACCTGCCCGCGGGAACTTGGGCGGCGTGGCGCGTCAAAGGATTCATTTCTGCGGTCGTCCGGCCTGCCGCGTCCGGCCTTGGCGTCACGCCCATCGCGGCCATCCCGTCCATTGCGGTTCTTGCGGGCAATGTCCATGCGCGACTGTTCCTGGCGCATGCGATCCTGCTCCTCGCGTTCCGCATTGCGCACAAGGGCAATGGCCGCAGGGCCGCCCTGGCGGTACACGCGGCGGCAGGGCTGCACGCAGCGCCCACGCAGGCCACTTTTGCCGCCCATGTAGCTCGACCAGTAGCAACGGCCAGACACGCAGTAGCACAGCGCGCCGTGCACAAAACATTCAAGGTCAAGGCCTTCGGGGCAGGCCTCGCCCATGGTGCGGATTTCATCAATGGAAAGCTCGCGCGGCAGGATAACGCGGTCGGCGCCGAGTTTTTTTGCCTGCAACAGGCTTTCCGGATGGGTAAGGTTGGCAAGGGTGGAAAGAAAAAGCCCGCCCTCAAAGCCAGCCTGACGCGCCAGATCCAGCATTGCCAGATCCTGCACGATAAGGCCGTCGGGCCTGACCTGACGGGCAAGGCGCGCCGCCAGCCGATAGGCCTGAGCTGGCTCGTTGGGCTTGACCAGCGTATTCATGGCCACGTAAACGCGGGCGTTTTCCGCATGGGCAAGGTCTGTCAGGCGCGAAAGTTCCGTCAGTCCAAAGTTTTCTGCCTGCATGCGGGCAGAAAAATGCTTGAGGCCCAGATAGATGGCGTCTGCCCCGGCGGCAAGAGCGGCCAGGAATGAAGGCGAGTCGCCCGCCGGAGCCAGAATTTCCGGCCGGGCGGGCGTGGGGGCGGATATGTTCAAATGATCCGCAGAAGTGGAGAAAGTGTCGTTCATATTTTATAATACTCTTTGTACCAGGCCACAAAGCGGGCTATACCCTCGCTGAGAGGCATGGAAGGGGCAAAGCCGGTGGCGGCGGTGAGGTCGTCAATATTGGCCCAGGTGGATTCAACATCGCCCGGTTGCATGGGCAGAAGTTCCTTACGGGCCTTCATGCCAAGGGCGTCTTCAAGGGTGCTGATGAAATCGTTGAGTTCCACCGTATGGTTGTTGCCTATGTTGTAGATGCGCCAGGGCGCGGAGCTGCTGGCGGGGTTGGGATTTGCGGGGTCAAAGTCCGGGTCGGGCTGTGGGGCCAGCGGCAGCAGGCGCACCACGCCTTCAATGATGTCGTCGATATAGGTAAAGTCGCGGCGCATGCGCCCTTCGTTGAACACCTTGATGGGTTCGCCGCGCACAATGGCGGAGGTGAACAGGTGCAAGGCCATGTCGGGCCTGCCCCAGGGGCCGTATACGGTAAAAAAGCGCAATCCCGTGCAGGGGACCCGGAACAGATGGCTGTAGGAATGGGCCATCAGTTCGTTGCTTTTCTTGGTGGCGGCGTAGAGGCTGACTGGGTGGTCAACGTTATGGTGCACACTGTAGGGCCGTGCAGTGTTCATGCCATACACGGAAGAAGACGAGGCAAAAAGCAGATGCCCCACCTTGTTCTGGCGGCAGCCTTCAAGAATATGCCCAAAGCCCAGCAGGTTGGCATTGAGGTACGATTCCGGGTTCTGGAGGCTGTAGCGCACGCCAGCCTGCCCCGCAAGGTTGACCACATGGGTAAAGCCTTCGCGGGCAAACAGGGCGGCCATTGCCGGGCCATCTGCCATGTCCAGAAGTTCAAAGCGGAAGCGCTGCGCCTCCGGCATGGCGGCAAGTTGGGCCAGACGGTCTTTTTTTAGTTGCACATCGTAATAGTCGTTGCAATTATCAACGCCCACCACGCTGTGCCCATCGGCCAGAAGCCGTTGGGAAAGATGGTATCCAATAAAGCCCGCTGCGCCTGTTACCAGAACATGCATGAGAACCTCCCAGTGTGCATGCAGGCAAAGTAAGCCAGATGCGCGTTCTGGGCAAGAGCGGCGCGCAACGGTGAAATCCTTGTTTCGGGGTATGGGGGCTTGCGGGAAAAAGCGCCGCATCGTATGTTTTGGGGACCGAGGTAAAGAATGCAGAAAGCAGAGAATAAAGGATCCGAAACGCAAGGCCAGTCCGCATCTTCTGCGGATAAAGGCCGCCGTCAGGATCGCGCAGCCTGGTACGCTGGCCCGTACAGGGACGCGCTCATATATCTTATGGTCGCCATCTTTTTTGTAGAGATGATTGTTGGCGGCATTTCTTTTTTTTACGGCGTCATGCATGCCGCGCCGGATGTCCCCGGCGGCCCGCCGCTGGCACGCTTTCCCTGGCTTGGCTGGGCCGTGGCCGCAGTGCTGGCCCCTGTGGGGCTGATGCTCATCGTGCACCTTTCCGGCACATGGGTTTCGCGCTATCTGGGGCGCGAGGACACCATGCAGGGCGGGCAGGGAGCAGGACAGACGGCTGACGATGAACAGGTTCCCGAACGGCTGCGCCGTTTCTATGCCATAATCCGCAATGCGCCCACGGTGGTTTTGCTGCTGGGCATCATGCTGCTGGGTGCGGGGCTGTTTTTTGTGGACGGGGCATTTTCTGCCCTGATGCGCCTTGGCGGCGCGCTGACCGAATATATTCCCTGGATTGCGGGCAGTCTGGCCGCTCTTATTGCCGTATGCTATCTGGTGCACCGCTGGTTTGTGTACAGGCATCACCGCATGCAGCAGGAGTATGAGTACCGGCGCGAAGTGCTGGAACGCACAGGCATCGTGCTGGTGGACAAGGGCTGCATACCCCTGCCGCAAAACGAGGTGCAGCGTCTGGCTCTTGGTGGTCATGTGGTCGAGGCGCAGGCCTTGCCCCCGGCCCTTGACGCCGAAGCTGCGTCGGGTGATGCCGCTGACCGCAATGGAGCGGCAGGGCATGACGACGATGTGACCGATGCGGAAATTATCAGCCCCGACACGGCAAATCCGTCTGAAGATACGGCTGACGCGACCCCTGCGGACAGCGCAGTCAGCCCCGCTGACGCGTCAAAGCCCGTTGATGCTTCCGCGGATGCCTCCGCAGCAGATGAGGCTGAAAAGCCCAGCAAACAAGATTAATTGCTGATATGACACCACATTGTTCAGCGCTAAAGCGGCGGAAGCATGAGCAT
Protein-coding sequences here:
- a CDS encoding methyltransferase domain-containing protein, which translates into the protein MHTDEPFYSARQLFPRGLDQPEGSLRFGADALLLAAFAARHVENLNESRQAHLTAAELGCGCGAALLGLALRCVGITGLGLDREGPLVQAATTNAARLGLTDRLRFVEADLADRKRLSELAGTTGGSHAGKFDLVLANPPYGVTGRPSPRHMRERALRGALCEESREYVLQLFCRAAAALLRHQGCFCCIYDAPALPQLCAALSDAGLGLRLLLPVRTHSAKPALRILALARKHAAHETVIETPLMLHTGASTNDNPGTSKLTCGGKDGPLWSEQALRFCPWLA
- a CDS encoding U32 family peptidase, giving the protein MNDTFSTSADHLNISAPTPARPEILAPAGDSPSFLAALAAGADAIYLGLKHFSARMQAENFGLTELSRLTDLAHAENARVYVAMNTLVKPNEPAQAYRLAARLARQVRPDGLIVQDLAMLDLARQAGFEGGLFLSTLANLTHPESLLQAKKLGADRVILPRELSIDEIRTMGEACPEGLDLECFVHGALCYCVSGRCYWSSYMGGKSGLRGRCVQPCRRVYRQGGPAAIALVRNAEREEQDRMRQEQSRMDIARKNRNGRDGRDGRDAKAGRGRPDDRRNESFDAPRRPSSRGQVRGKEHNGRWFSCLDLSLDVLAKTLLNIPHLVSWKIEGRKKGPHYVYHVVTAYRMLRDNPGDAQARKAAEEILQMSLGRPSSRARFLPQKDHTIPTTPDGQTSSGLLAGKIRIEPEGGVSLKPFFELLPQDYLRVGVEDERWHATMPVTRRIPKGGSLTLRLPKHKTPKAGTPVFLIDRREPELMRIIKSWQARLEAMPSRPSKAVESDPRLPKPIKAKTRPDMYVRSSVPHGKETRTGRSQLQALWLSARSAELSRTVAPRMCWWLPPVIWPDEEEIIRRSIGRLWRDGARHFVCNAPWQRGLFPEQLEENADLLAGPFCNAANASALGILASMGFSGAFVSPELAQEDMLALPAQSPLPLGVVLSGYWPVGISRFGLLGVKPNEPFLSPMGEPFWARQYGGNIWIYPGWPLDITAKRQELLSAGYGFFAHMQENPPASVPEMRRKSLFNWEGDLL
- a CDS encoding NAD-dependent epimerase codes for the protein MHVLVTGAAGFIGYHLSQRLLADGHSVVGVDNCNDYYDVQLKKDRLAQLAAMPEAQRFRFELLDMADGPAMAALFAREGFTHVVNLAGQAGVRYSLQNPESYLNANLLGFGHILEGCRQNKVGHLLFASSSSVYGMNTARPYSVHHNVDHPVSLYAATKKSNELMAHSYSHLFRVPCTGLRFFTVYGPWGRPDMALHLFTSAIVRGEPIKVFNEGRMRRDFTYIDDIIEGVVRLLPLAPQPDPDFDPANPNPASSSAPWRIYNIGNNHTVELNDFISTLEDALGMKARKELLPMQPGDVESTWANIDDLTAATGFAPSMPLSEGIARFVAWYKEYYKI